The following are encoded together in the Microthrixaceae bacterium genome:
- a CDS encoding dTDP-4-dehydrorhamnose 3,5-epimerase family protein, producing the protein MKFTELGVAGAFYIELEPNVDDRGSFSRAWCAQELREHGAVGEIAQMNLSTNHRRGTIRGLHVQNPPHGEAKFFRCLAAASYHVIADVRPDSPTYGAWAGVELSAERFDALYVPPYCAKGYQALADDTAVLYAVSSPYTPGAETGLRYDDPAFGITWPITDGVIVSDKDRAWPDVQLERSKS; encoded by the coding sequence ACCGAACGTCGACGATCGCGGATCGTTCTCGCGTGCCTGGTGCGCCCAGGAACTGCGCGAGCACGGTGCGGTGGGTGAGATCGCGCAGATGAATCTGTCGACGAATCACCGTCGTGGCACGATTCGCGGGCTGCACGTGCAGAACCCTCCCCACGGTGAGGCGAAGTTCTTCCGCTGCCTCGCCGCAGCGAGCTATCACGTCATCGCCGATGTCCGACCGGACTCGCCGACCTACGGCGCCTGGGCAGGCGTTGAGCTGTCGGCCGAGCGATTCGACGCGCTGTATGTGCCGCCGTATTGCGCGAAGGGCTATCAGGCACTGGCGGACGACACCGCTGTCCTCTACGCCGTGTCGAGTCCCTACACCCCAGGGGCGGAGACGGGACTTCGCTACGACGATCCCGCGTTCGGGATCACATGGCCGATCACCGATGGCGTGATCGTGTCGGACAAGGACCGGGCCTGGCCCGATGTACAGCTCGAACGGAGTAAATCATGA